In a single window of the Acidobacteriota bacterium genome:
- the metK gene encoding methionine adenosyltransferase: MSHGIARTAEHVAAGHPDKFCDQVADRILDQVLEFGAEKPESLPTIRTAIECLAKDNLLIISGEVKLPERVRSRVDVVTLARHVWSELGYSDNPEDLTVIDHIRAQSVDIAHGAGTGTDAGGAGDQGVMVGYATSENEEMVPQEWLLARNLCRSLHDHRVEKTIPWLRADCKTQVSLDANGEVGSVIVAAQHTEEVGTEEIILTLMDRVVKPVVGDVPVDRVTINGTGRFVIGGPTGDAGVVGRKIVVDAYGPRVPVGGGAYSGKDPTKVDRSAAYMCRHIAKTIVAHGIGDAKECTVQVAYGIGKHQPEMVTAMTETGKDLSSWVHEHFADLSPTFIAEHLQLFQPQGWHYYDTAAYGHYGRPDFPWEKIADV, from the coding sequence ATGAGCCATGGCATTGCCCGGACTGCGGAACACGTCGCCGCAGGCCATCCCGATAAGTTCTGCGACCAGGTGGCGGACCGCATTCTCGACCAGGTGCTGGAATTCGGCGCCGAGAAGCCGGAGAGCCTGCCAACCATCCGTACCGCCATCGAATGCTTGGCCAAGGACAACCTGCTGATCATCTCCGGCGAGGTCAAGCTACCGGAGCGGGTGCGCAGCCGGGTGGATGTCGTTACCCTGGCGCGGCACGTCTGGTCCGAGCTGGGCTATAGCGACAATCCGGAAGACCTGACGGTCATCGACCACATCCGCGCCCAATCGGTGGACATCGCCCACGGCGCCGGGACCGGCACCGACGCCGGCGGCGCCGGCGACCAGGGCGTGATGGTCGGCTACGCCACCTCCGAGAACGAGGAGATGGTGCCCCAGGAGTGGCTGCTGGCGCGCAATCTCTGCCGCAGCCTCCACGACCACCGCGTCGAGAAGACCATTCCGTGGCTGCGGGCCGACTGCAAGACGCAGGTCTCCCTGGATGCCAACGGCGAGGTCGGCAGCGTCATCGTCGCCGCCCAGCACACCGAGGAAGTGGGCACCGAGGAGATCATCCTCACCCTCATGGATCGAGTGGTGAAGCCGGTGGTGGGCGACGTGCCGGTGGATCGAGTGACCATCAACGGCACCGGCCGCTTCGTCATCGGCGGCCCCACCGGCGACGCCGGGGTAGTGGGTCGCAAGATCGTGGTGGACGCCTACGGCCCGCGGGTGCCGGTGGGCGGAGGCGCCTACTCGGGCAAGGACCCGACGAAGGTGGACCGCAGCGCCGCCTACATGTGCCGGCACATCGCCAAGACCATCGTCGCCCACGGCATCGGCGACGCCAAGGAATGCACCGTGCAGGTCGCCTACGGCATCGGCAAGCACCAGCCGGAGATGGTCACCGCGATGACCGAGACCGGCAAGGATCTCTCCTCCTGGGTGCACGAGCACTTCGCCGATCTGTCGCCGACCTTCATCGCCGAGCACCTGCAGCTCTTCCAGCCCCAGGGCTGGCACTATTACGACACCGCCGCCTACGGCCACTACGGGCGTCCCGACTTCCCGTGGGAGAAGATCGCCGACGTCTGA
- a CDS encoding molybdopterin-dependent oxidoreductase, with amino-acid sequence MTDTSLHDRPVLKIVGDSGAHHQPRPLATAEEWRLKVSGAVERPGSFDLGDLGRLATEDRPVPITCVSAAKITPDGRPVVFRGTPFAAVAREVGVESQGGEGGSVSTDTLELSGVTVQLISRAPATLGSRSERHHTFMSLEDCLDPQQGLLLAIHLDGEPLPYPNGGPLRAAFGPAFFFYKSIKWLEEIRLVRQPLEDSRGTWEEYAGYHVRARVAQGERFEPRMHRILAAEEGSDGLISDTLELVPRERWQEVFEECWRRRDFSRLSAAQLHKMFGPLPKSFVGCRFHDGPFRAKLRGTSFASTDFTGVDLAGCNFSLTKFTNARFSREGADPADLSCCDFEGAYFNNAHLQGVSMAGASLSNATFFGPRDFDKPTDRVRGLDVREALQLEPRTAQWLERNGALVS; translated from the coding sequence ATGACGGATACTTCGCTACACGACCGGCCGGTGCTCAAGATCGTCGGCGACTCCGGCGCTCATCATCAACCTCGACCGCTGGCGACGGCGGAGGAATGGAGGCTGAAGGTTTCCGGTGCCGTGGAGCGTCCGGGAAGCTTCGATCTCGGAGATCTGGGGCGGCTGGCCACCGAGGATCGCCCGGTGCCCATCACCTGCGTCTCCGCCGCCAAGATCACTCCTGACGGCAGGCCGGTGGTCTTCCGCGGCACGCCCTTCGCCGCCGTCGCTCGGGAGGTGGGGGTAGAGTCTCAGGGCGGTGAAGGGGGCAGCGTCTCGACCGATACACTCGAGCTTTCCGGTGTTACCGTGCAGCTCATCAGCCGCGCGCCGGCGACCCTGGGCTCCCGCAGCGAGCGTCACCACACCTTCATGAGCCTCGAAGACTGCCTGGATCCCCAGCAAGGGCTGCTGCTCGCCATCCACCTCGACGGCGAGCCCCTGCCGTACCCCAACGGCGGTCCCCTGCGGGCGGCTTTCGGCCCCGCCTTCTTCTTCTACAAGAGCATCAAATGGCTGGAAGAAATCCGGCTGGTGCGTCAGCCGCTGGAGGACTCCCGGGGCACCTGGGAGGAGTACGCCGGCTACCACGTGCGGGCGCGGGTGGCTCAGGGCGAGCGTTTCGAGCCCCGCATGCACCGCATTCTGGCGGCGGAGGAAGGCAGCGACGGGCTGATCTCCGACACCCTCGAGTTGGTGCCCCGGGAGCGCTGGCAGGAGGTCTTCGAGGAGTGCTGGCGCCGGCGGGATTTCAGCCGCCTCTCCGCCGCTCAGCTGCACAAAATGTTCGGGCCGCTGCCCAAGAGCTTCGTCGGCTGCCGCTTCCACGACGGCCCCTTCCGAGCCAAGCTACGGGGAACCAGCTTCGCCAGCACCGACTTCACCGGCGTCGATCTCGCCGGCTGCAACTTCTCTTTGACCAAATTCACCAACGCCCGCTTCAGTCGCGAGGGTGCTGACCCCGCCGATCTGAGCTGCTGCGATTTCGAGGGCGCCTACTTCAACAACGCCCACCTCCAGGGAGTCTCCATGGCCGGGGCTTCCCTGAGCAACGCCACCTTCTTCGGTCCCCGGGATTTCGACAAACCCACGGACCGGGTGCGCGGCCTCGACGTGCGCGAGGCTCTCCAGCTGGAGCCCCGCACCGCCCAATGGTTGGAGCGCAACGGGGCGCTGGTTTCCTGA